Proteins encoded within one genomic window of Lynx canadensis isolate LIC74 chromosome B4, mLynCan4.pri.v2, whole genome shotgun sequence:
- the ASCL1 gene encoding achaete-scute homolog 1, which produces MESSAKMESGGAGQQPQPQPQPQQPFLPPAACFFATAAAAAAAAAAAAAQSAQQQQQQQQQAPQLSPAADGQPSGGGHKSASKQVKRQRSSSPELMRCKRRLNFSGFGYSLPQQQPAAVARRNERERNRVKLVNLGFATLREHVPNGAANKKMSKVETLRSAVEYIRALQQLLDEHDAVSAAFQAGVLSPTISPNYSNDMNSMAGSPVSSYSSDEGSYDPLSPEEQELLDFTNWF; this is translated from the coding sequence ATGGAGAGCTCTGCCAAGATGGAGAGCGGCGGCGCCGGCcagcagccgcagccgcagccgcagccgcagcagCCCTTCCTGCCGCCCGCAGCCTGCTTCTTTGCcacggccgcggcggcggcggcggcggcagcggcggcggcggcgcagagcgcacagcagcagcagcagcagcagcagcaggcgcCGCAGCTGAGCCCGGCGGCCGACGGCCAGCCCTCAGGGGGCGGTCACAAGTCAGCGTCCAAGCAAGTCAAGCGACAGCGCTCGTCCTCGCCCGAACTGATGCGCTGCAAACGCCGGCTCAACTTCAGCGGCTTCGGCTACAGCCTGCCGCAGCAGCAGCCGGCCGCCGTGGCGCGCCGCAACGAGCGCGAGCGCAACCGCGTCAAACTGGTCAACCTGGGCTTTGCCACGCTCCGGGAGCACGTCCCCAACGGCGCGGCCAACAAGAAGATGAGCAAGGTGGAGACGCTGCGCTCCGCGGTCGAGTACATCCGCGCGCTACAGCAGCTGCTGGACGAACACGACGCGGTGAGCGCCGCCTTCCAGGCTGGCGTCCTGTCGCCCACCATCTCCCCCAACTACTCCAACGACATGAACTCCATGGCCGGCTCGCCGGTCTCCTCCTACTCGTCCGACGAGGGCTCTTACGACCCACTCAGCCCCGAGGAGCAAGAGCTGCTCGACTTCACCAACTGGTTCTGA